The Paenibacillus sp. sequence ATCCCCAGTCAAAGTAAAATACGTCCACGAAAAATCTCGCATCCGAATTCATCCCTTTCGCCTGTGGTGTGACATGACGCTATGGTCTTAGGATGGGATGGGAGCGTGTTTCCTATGCCTTGTAATAGATGGGAAAGGCGCGCGCGAATAACGAATCGGCTCGCGTCAATCGTTGCGGAAGCCGAGATCCTTAAGCACGTGCTCGGTGTTCCGCCAATCTTTTTTCACCTTGACCCACAGCTCCAGGAAAATGCGCGAGCCGAGCAGCGCTTCGATATCTTTGCGCGCCGCTTCGCCGATTTGCTTCAGCAGAGCGCCCTTCTTGCCGATGATGATCGGCTTTTGGGAATCGCGCTCGACGTAGATGACTGCGGAAATGTCGACGACGCCGTTGTCCCGCACGCTCATCGCTTCGATCGCGACCGCGACCGAGTGCGGTATTTCTTCCCGCGTCAGGTGCAAAATTTTCTCGCGGATCATTTCCGCGCATACGAACTGCTCCGGGTGATCCGTCACCTGATCGGCCGGATAATATTGCGGGCCTTCCGGCAAATACTTGGTCAGCTGCTCGAGCAGCGTCGAGACGTTGTTGCCCTGGAGCGCGGACACCGGCACGATTTCGGCGAACTCGTACAAATCTTTGTACTGCGCGATGACCGGCAGCAGCGCTTCCGGATGCACCTTGTCGATTTTGTTCAGACCGAGCACGACCGGGGTGCGCACGTTTTTCAGCTGTTCGACGATGTACCGGTCGCCGCCGCCGAGGCCGGCCTCGACGTCCACGAGAAACAGAACGACGTCGACCTCCTTCAACGTGTCGGTCGCCGCCTTCACCATGTAATTGCCGAGCTTCGACTCCGGCTTATGGATGCCGGGCGTATCGAGAAACACCATTTGCGACGTATCGGTCGTGTACACGCCGTGAATTTTGTTCCGCGTCGTCTGGGGCTTGTCCGACATGATGGCGATCTTTTGGCCGATGATTTGGTTCATCAACGTCGATTTGCCCACGTTCGGCCGCCCGATGATCGTGACGAAGCCGGAGCGGAACGCTTTTTTACCGTGTTGATTCTGATTCATGCAGGACCGTTCCCTTCCAGGACGAAGGCGCCAGGCAGCAGCTCCGCCACCGTCATCACCATGACGTCTCCGCGCAAATTGCTCATGATGACCGGCATATCCGGCGGGCACAGCTCGGACAGCACCTGCCGGCATACGCCGCACGGCGTGCACGGGCCGGCCGTGTCGGCGACGACCGCGATCGCTTGGAACGCCCGCGGCGGCACGCCGTCCGCGATCGCGCGGAACGCCGCCGTCCGCTCGGCGCAGTTCGTCGGGCCGAGCGCGCCGTTTTCGACGTTGCAGCCGTAATGGATATGCCCTTGCGCGTCGAGCAGGGCGCTGCCGACCGCGAATTTCGAATAAGGAACGTATGCCCGCTTGCGGGCTTCCAGCGCGTGGTGCAGCAGTTCTTCGTAACTCATCTGCATCTATGTATCCCTCTGTTTCCCGGTGAAATGTACGTTTGTTACGCTCCGTTCCATCGCGTCAGCACCGCGGGCACGAGAACGACGGCCAAGACGACGAGCGAAAAGGCCGCCAGCACGAGCACCGCCCCCGCCGCGGCGTCCTTCGCCTGTCCCGCGAGCGGCTCGCGCGCGGTGCCCACCGTCAAATCGACGACCCGCTCGATCGCCGTATTGACCGCCTCGGCGCTGATCACGAGCGCGATGGCGAGCGCGACCCACAGCCATTCCGCGGCCGTGATGCGGCCGTATACGCCTAGCGCGACCGCGCCGGCCGCCGCCGCCAAATGAATACGCATATTGCGCTCGGCGCGCGCCGCGTGCACAAGCCCTTGCAGGGCGTATTTCAGGCCGATTCCCCGTTTCACCGGGACAGCCCCGCCTTGCCGAGCACGCGCTCCTGCTTCTCCGTCATGACGGCTTCCGCCGCCTCGTCCTGATGATCATAACCGATCAAATGGAGGAAGCCGTGCACGAACAAGAAGCCGAGCTCGCGCTCGAGCGAATGCCCGTACTCCTCCGCCTGGCGCTTCGCCGTCGCCGCCGAAATGACGATGTCGCCGATCGGTTCGTCCGGCAGCTCCACGAGCTCGCCTTCCTCGCCTTCGTCCGCGTCCGTCTCGTCCGCTTCGTCGCCGTAATGGATCGGCGCTTCGTCTCCGGCCGTCTCCAGCATCGAGAACGACAAGACGTCCGTCGACTTATCTAAGCCGCGGTACTGCGCGTTCAGCTCGCGGATCGATTCGTCGTCCACGATCGTGACCGACACGTCGCCCGTCTCGACGCCTTCGAGCTCGCCCGCGATCGCGAGCAGCTCCTCCAGCTTGTTTTCGAGCCCTTGAGGCAGCTCCACCTCGTCCTGCTCGTTCGCGAAATCCAATCGCAGCGTCATGGGGTTCCCTCCTTCTTGAGTTGTCCCTGCGTCCCGCTCCCCGCCGGCGCGTCGCCGGGATATTCGATCCGGGAGTGGAAGACGCCGAGCAGCGTTTCCTTCATGCTTTTCGCGATGATGTCCAGCTCTTTCAGCGTCATGTCGCATTCGTGGAACTGCTGGTCGTCCAGCCGATCCTTAATGATCTTCCGCACGATCGAATCGACCTGCTCCACCGTCGGATTGCGCAAGCTCCGCACGGCCGCTTCCACCGAATCGGCGATGCCGACGACCGCCGCTTCCTTCGTCTGCGCTTTCGGGCCGGGGTACCGGTATTCCGACTCGGGAATCGGCTCCACCGCCGCGGCCGCTTCCGCGTCGCCGGCCGATTCCGCGATGCGCGCGGCGTACTCTTCCCGCTGCTTCAGCGCTTTGTGGTAAAAATATTTCAGCAGCGTCGTGCCGTGGTGCTGCTCCGCGATGTCCCGAATCGGCTTCGGAATTTTCGCCTCGTTCAGCATGTCCACGCCGTCCTTCGCGTGCGCGATGATGATCGCCTTGCTCACGCTCGGATCGAGCGTGTCGTGCGGGTTGTCTCGGTTCATCTGGTTTTCGATGAAGTACGCCGGACGCCGCGTCTTGCCGATATCGTGGTAGAACGAGCCGACGCGGCACAACAGGCCGTTCGCGCCGATCGCCTCCGCCGCCGCCTCCGACAAATTGCCGACCATGACGCTGTGGTGATACGTGCCCGGCGCTTCGGTCAAGAGCTTGCGCAGCAGCGGGTGATTCGGATTCGACAGCTCCACGAGCTTCAGCGGCGACAAAATGCCGAACGTCGCTTCGAAGAACGGCATGAGGCCGAGCACGAATACCGCCGTAACGACGCCGCCGGTGAACGCGTAAGCGACGGCGAGCAGCACCTCATGATAATTCCCCATTTCGGGGTTTTCGATTAATGCGAGCAGCGTCACCGATAACGCCGAGACGATCGAAATGGCCATGCCGGCGCGGAGCACCGACGCCCGCTGGCTCACCCGGCGGATCATGAAAATGGCCATAAAGCCGACGACGAGCGACACGAAGCCGTAATGGTAATCGAACAGCGCATCCTGCTCGGCATGGAACAGGATGCTGGCCATCGTGCTGAACAGCACCGTCGATATGATCGCGAGCTGATCGT is a genomic window containing:
- the era gene encoding GTPase Era — its product is MNQNQHGKKAFRSGFVTIIGRPNVGKSTLMNQIIGQKIAIMSDKPQTTRNKIHGVYTTDTSQMVFLDTPGIHKPESKLGNYMVKAATDTLKEVDVVLFLVDVEAGLGGGDRYIVEQLKNVRTPVVLGLNKIDKVHPEALLPVIAQYKDLYEFAEIVPVSALQGNNVSTLLEQLTKYLPEGPQYYPADQVTDHPEQFVCAEMIREKILHLTREEIPHSVAVAIEAMSVRDNGVVDISAVIYVERDSQKPIIIGKKGALLKQIGEAARKDIEALLGSRIFLELWVKVKKDWRNTEHVLKDLGFRND
- the cdd gene encoding cytidine deaminase, with translation MSYEELLHHALEARKRAYVPYSKFAVGSALLDAQGHIHYGCNVENGALGPTNCAERTAAFRAIADGVPPRAFQAIAVVADTAGPCTPCGVCRQVLSELCPPDMPVIMSNLRGDVMVMTVAELLPGAFVLEGNGPA
- a CDS encoding diacylglycerol kinase family protein, with translation MKRGIGLKYALQGLVHAARAERNMRIHLAAAAGAVALGVYGRITAAEWLWVALAIALVISAEAVNTAIERVVDLTVGTAREPLAGQAKDAAAGAVLVLAAFSLVVLAVVLVPAVLTRWNGA
- the ybeY gene encoding rRNA maturation RNase YbeY → MTLRLDFANEQDEVELPQGLENKLEELLAIAGELEGVETGDVSVTIVDDESIRELNAQYRGLDKSTDVLSFSMLETAGDEAPIHYGDEADETDADEGEEGELVELPDEPIGDIVISAATAKRQAEEYGHSLERELGFLFVHGFLHLIGYDHQDEAAEAVMTEKQERVLGKAGLSR
- a CDS encoding HDIG domain-containing metalloprotein, whose protein sequence is MTSKEVRVRGKHRYTTTGWRYSMGVRAALLLSFALLFYFTLAENVIPPTYNVQPNTESKQTIYATDRIEDELATEAARKEAVRRVQPVSTIVPMRNAELVERLFDEIARINADDGLTTEEKVSVYRNKLPEMFRETYETTLTRWHNTNAYSDTLIEEIRLRLYEQQYRFQEEDLYKLPKLTEKQLLEMEPVAINIVNRLMGDPVVDAEAVRLQVPEWVNASDLTSNVTRGLTQEIIRFALTPNRFYDEEATQRAREAAERETEPIYFEKGEVIVRAGETITEEMYQKLDEMNLIQNRNNNVLPRVGLAALCFLFLGALHWFIRHSRQAVRSDNRLLLMLWLIYAINLVLMKIVTVAQDLDPSLAYLAPVALGTMLIALLLDDQLAIISTVLFSTMASILFHAEQDALFDYHYGFVSLVVGFMAIFMIRRVSQRASVLRAGMAISIVSALSVTLLALIENPEMGNYHEVLLAVAYAFTGGVVTAVFVLGLMPFFEATFGILSPLKLVELSNPNHPLLRKLLTEAPGTYHHSVMVGNLSEAAAEAIGANGLLCRVGSFYHDIGKTRRPAYFIENQMNRDNPHDTLDPSVSKAIIIAHAKDGVDMLNEAKIPKPIRDIAEQHHGTTLLKYFYHKALKQREEYAARIAESAGDAEAAAAVEPIPESEYRYPGPKAQTKEAAVVGIADSVEAAVRSLRNPTVEQVDSIVRKIIKDRLDDQQFHECDMTLKELDIIAKSMKETLLGVFHSRIEYPGDAPAGSGTQGQLKKEGTP